A DNA window from Thalassospiraceae bacterium LMO-JJ14 contains the following coding sequences:
- a CDS encoding LysE family translocator, with product MSITVIFALAIASFVWMAAPGPGVIATAARSVAFGFRSTLPFILGIASGDLVYVLFAIFGLSMIAGMLGELFIFVRWTGAAYLIYLGIKAWRQPAVLPTQSGEAANLSKGSHARGYAGGLFLTLGNPKVIIFYLSFLPTFTDLKTLTFGEGVAIVTTVLTVLICVLVTYALAATQVRRLFRTERAVRYMNRCAGSLMIAAGCAVATRN from the coding sequence ATGAGCATTACAGTCATATTTGCGCTGGCGATTGCGAGCTTTGTCTGGATGGCGGCGCCGGGCCCTGGTGTTATCGCGACGGCGGCCCGCAGCGTGGCTTTTGGATTCCGCTCAACCCTGCCGTTCATTCTGGGCATTGCCAGCGGCGATCTGGTTTATGTTCTGTTTGCCATATTCGGCCTGTCCATGATTGCTGGAATGCTGGGCGAGCTGTTCATTTTCGTTCGCTGGACCGGTGCCGCTTATCTGATCTATCTGGGGATCAAGGCCTGGCGGCAGCCGGCCGTGCTTCCCACCCAATCCGGCGAGGCTGCTAACTTATCAAAAGGCAGTCATGCCCGTGGCTATGCGGGCGGGCTGTTTCTGACCCTCGGCAATCCGAAAGTGATTATTTTTTACCTGAGCTTTCTGCCGACTTTCACCGATCTGAAGACCCTTACGTTTGGCGAAGGCGTTGCCATTGTGACGACCGTCCTGACGGTGCTGATCTGTGTCCTCGTCACCTATGCCCTGGCGGCAACGCAGGTGCGCCGGCTGTTTCGTACCGAGCGTGCCGTCCGCTACATGAACCGTTGCGCCGGTTCGCTGATGATTGCCGCCGGGTGCGCCGTCGCTACCAGAAACTGA